The nucleotide sequence CGAAAAAGCGGCACCGCAAGGGTGCCCATGATGCCCAAGTGAAGCCAATAGTGGGCGAGACATGCTGCGTGGCAAACTTAGCCGCATATGCCGATCGGACGGAGAATTGGCCGTTCTTCTCCCATGACCACAAGAGCTGATCCGGCTGTTGTGCCTCCAAATTCGTTCCTTCCACCTGCGCCCACAGTTGCATGAATTGGCCAAGCTCATCCTCGTTCATGTTCGGCCCAACATCTCTTGCCCATGCTGCGCGAAGCAATGCCTCCTGCACTGTCCTTGTGCCTCTCACCCTCCTGGCTACCTTGGCATATATCCCTGGGGCCAACTCATGTAGCCGATAGCCTTTGCACCGCATGTCTTCCCAGAACAGAGCCGTCCTGCCATCTCCAAGCTCTACTCTTGCCGCTGCCTGGAACAGGGCTCTGGCTTCCTCTGGAATGTTGAATTCGAACTCCGCCCATGGCCTGGTGGCATCTGCACGTTGAAGCCACATCCACTTCACTTGCAGCGCAGTATTCATCCACTTGAGGTTGGTCACTCCCAGTCCACCTGCCCATCTCGGCCGACAAACCATGTCCCATGCTACCGCACACTTTCCTCCACCAGCCTCCTCTTTCCCACACCATAGGAAGCTTCTGCATATTTTCACAAGTGCCTTGATCGTTTTTGCAGGTAGTCCCATAGCAAGCATGGAGTGTACCGGAATGGCCGACAATATCGACTGAACTAAGATCATCCTGCTGCTCTTGGGCAGTGAGGCCGCCTTCCAGAACGACAGCCGTTTTGCAATTTGCTCCACCAAGTCCTGAAACTGCGCAACGCCTTGCTTACGGATAGAGAGAGGCAAGCCCAAGTACCGGCAAGGAAAAGTGGCGAGTGTACATCCTAGCCTCTCTGACAGTAACTGCATTTCCTCCTGTGCGCATCTGATAGGCAGCGCTGAGCTCTTCTGCCTGTTGACTTTGAGGCCCGAGGCATGGCCGAACATGTCCAGAATCACCGAGCAGGTCAGAATATCCTTTTCCTTGGGTTTCAGAAAGATCATCACATCATCCGCATACATCAAGATCCGATGTTTCAGACCGACTCTTGCTAGGGGGGTTAGCAAATCCCTTTCTGTCGCATGCGCAAACAGCCTCTGCAACGGTTCCATACAAAGTATAAACAACATGGGCGAGAGTGGGCTTCCTTGTCTTAGCCCCTGACAGTTGAAGATTATTTCTCCGGGTATACCATTGACCGAAGTTTTCGTGGACGAGGTCGCTAGCAAACCGCAAATCCATGATATCCACTTTGCACCGAAACCCATGTGCGTTAAGACCTCCAGGAAGAACGGCCACTGGACTGAATCAAAAGTTTTAGAGATGTCTAGATTGATGAGCACCGTAGGATCTGTATTTATTTCAGGTCTTTCGACCAGGGGCGAACCTAAGATCGAATTTTAGAGGGGGCAAAGGTGTGTTAAATGGCAAAAATTTATTTGCTAAATGGGGGCAAATCACTATTTAGCTTGCTATATTACAAAGACACTGAAAATTTAGTGGGGGCAGCTGCCCCCATTGCTTGTACACTAGATCCGCCCCTGCTTTCgacgatgtgcattcagtgggagaaGATGTTCGCGTTGACTACGAAGGCGTCTGTGACGGCTTCGTCAATTTTCCCATTCTCACAGAAATGCTCATAGTGTTAGGGCATGCTCtatatactgtgttaaaaaaacacattttttctaaATTATATAAAAAACACaaccttttttcttttcctttcctaCTACTCCTAGGCTAGCACACAAGTCGACCGCCCGTGTGGGGCCGTGGGCTGTGGCGGCCAGCTTGAAAGATCGCGTTAGGGGGCGTTTGGTTCAGTGGCTATCCCTAGATGGGATGGGGATAGCCAATTTTTTGAAGGATACCACCTGTTTGGTTTGAAGGCAGCCAAGGATATGGATAGCCAAGATGCTTGGAATATTCCTCTAAAAACTGGTTAACGAGAGCTGCCAAAATATGCCGGACGAGGGCAGCCATGCGCGCTTCGCCTCGCCCGCGTCTCACGCGAAACATTTTTCTCCCCAACGAAATCTCTTTGCCCCATGCTCTCCTCGCTTTCTCGGTCATGGCTGGCGGCGGCGATCGATTTCTTTGCGGCGCCGGCCGGAGAAGCACAAAGACGGCAGTCCTCGTCCTCTCACCTTTTCCCTGTCTACCTGGGCTCTATCACCCGTCCCATGCGCGGTGTGGAGGCGGCGGCCTCGGCATCTGACGGCGTGGAGGCTACAGCTCGGGCGCATCCTCCGGTTTCCCTCTCTGAATTTCTACCCTTTGATCTGTTCCACTTGTTCCTCTACTCTATCAACTACGGATGAATTGCAGCTGTTTCTCATCTCCCCTTGATTTGCTTTTCTCTCTGAACTGCAGCTTGTTCGGTTCTGCAGTTCTGCTTTGTTTACAGAGGAGAGATAGTTCAGCATGTTTTCTTGTGTATGCTACTGAAGTGATTATGTTGAACCATGCCATGTAACGATGGAATCAGTACTCAATATCTATATCCTAATTAAGAGTTGGGCCATGTAAGTAGTTGCCACCTGTCTGACTTTGAACTACGAAATTGACACAATTGATGTTGTTTCCCCTAGCTAGCCACTTCTTATCCTTCTATCCAAACAATAAAATATGGTTCCAACCTACCCCATCCCTCTCAACCAAACAACAAAAATTAGCTATCCCCAACCACGTGGTTGAGGATATCCTTAGCCAACTCAACCTTGCCCGCGAACCAAACGCTCGTTCCGACCCAGACAGCGTCGCGTGTCCCACTCCGTCATCCTCTCGTGAGTCCCCAACGCGGCGAAGTATCTCTCCGCTCACCGGGCCCCGGCCGCAATCTCTAGTCTAGTCTCTCCAACGCGACAACTTCCAACTGCCCCCAAATTTCTTCACCTCGAAGCAATTACCCCCAACCCCTgaccccgatcccctcctccctccctccctcccctccggccACCGCCCCCCGATGGCGGCCAACGTCATGCTGGCGATCCACGAGAAGAAGGCCACGGCCGTCGACCTCTACCGCCCGCTCCGCCAGTACATCGCCTCCGCCTACTCGGAGCGCGACGcggccaccgccgacgacgacctcTGCGCCGTGCGCGACCTCCGCGCCGCGGCCGTCGAGAGCCTCTCCCTCCCGGACTCCTCCTCCCTCGAGCAGCGCCGCGCCGCGCTCCTGGCCTACGCCCGCGCGCTCGCCCTCGTCGAGCCCCGCTTCCCCATCTCCCCCGACCGCGCCCACGTCCACTCCCTCTCCTTCACCTGGCACGACGCCTTCAAGACCAACAAGAAGGTCAGCCTGCCCTCCGTCCACCTCGAGAAGGCCGCCGTGCTCTTCAACCTCGGCGCCGTCTACTCGCAGATCGCGCTCGCCGCCGATCGCACCACCGACGTCGGGATCAGGACCGCCTGCGGCGCCTTCCAGAGCGCCGCGGGGGCCTTCGCCTGGCTCAGGGAGAGTGGGGTCGCTGCCAAGGCCGTCGCCGCTGGGGCCACCACCGTCGATGTCACGCCCGACTGCGCGGCGATGCTCGAGAAACTCATGCTCGCGCAGGCGCAGGAGtgcttcttcgagaaggtcatAGCTGGTGGGAAGCCGCCCGCGCTATGCTCCAAGGTGGCGCGCCAGGTCTGTGCCTACTGTTCTATGACCTTGTGATTATCTCAGGGTATTCATGAGTCTAATTAAAACTAATAGGCAGCTAGGGTTGTTACCTTTGCGCTTGTTTATACAAACACACTATAATTAGCAGCCATAAGTGAATTTGAACACTATGATATGATGTAGTTTGGGGAATTTGTCTAGTCAAGTGTTGACAGTTATTGAGTTCTACTATGCTGAACACCATGTTAGTGCAGTATGTTTATCCTGATATTACGACGAACCTGATAACTCTTGCCGTGGTTAAGTCATTTGTTTTACAACACATTTTGATGAAGACAATCATGTATGATCGATTTCCCTGCTTTCCTTTGTCTCATATTTGCAGTAGAGATTTTTCTTAATCTAGTCCTGCTAGATTTTCTTGTTTTGGCAGAATTTGCATGTTGATGCTTTACAGTTAGCTCAACTTCATGACACCACATTCCTTCACATTTCTGTAACTTTGATTTCAAATGTGCCGTCTGCCTTACTTGTTGTGCTTTCAGGTGGGCGTATTCTACGAAGAAGCTTATGCAGCTCTCTGTGCACCTCCTCTTAGTCAGCACTTCGACAGGACATGGGTTTCTCATGTCCAGCTCAAGGCAGCTCAATTCTATGCTGATGCTTGCTATAGGTTTTCATTGGACCTTCATCAGCAAGAAGAAATTGCTCAGGAAATTGCGCGTCTAAGAATTGGAATGAACGCCTTGGCTGATGCCAAGAAGGCAGCTAAGGGAGTTGCTGCGCCACTTCTGGATTCTGTTAATAAGCTGGAGAGTAACATGAAAACCAACTTGGAGAGGGCCATGAAGGAGAACAATAGTGTTTATCTGATGCGGGTTCCAGAGGCGGGTACTTTGGGAGCTCTGCCTGCAGCTTCCCTTGTAAAATCTACTTCTTTGGCTGAAGTTCTAGATGCTAGCAATGAAAGGCTTTTTTCATCACTTGTGCCTGATGGCAGCATGAAGGCCCTTTCTAAGTACACAGAGATGGTAGATGATATCATTCGGACCCAGGCAGAGAAACTTCAGCAATCTAGTGAGATCACTAGAGTTAGGCTGAAGGAAATGGACTTGCCTGATTCTATTCTATCATTGGAAGGTaatgtcagcatacctgcagatctGAAGGAAGATGTTGAGGCTGTGCAGATAAGCGGTGGCCCTGCTGGCTTGGAAGCTGAGTTGCAGCAGCTTAGAGATTTGAATAGGGTCAATCAGGAGTTGCTTGTTCAGACTGAAGAGATGCTGCAGAAGGAGGCCAGTGAAGATGCTCAATTCCGGACGCAATTCGGAAGTCGTTGGACTAGGCCTCAATCAAGCACCCTAACAAAGAACATTCAAGACCGATTGAATCTTTTTGCTGGTAATCTTAAAAAAGCGGCTGCGAGTGATGCTTTGATCGAACGAGATGTGAAGGAGAGCTACCCCTTGATGTCTATTCTTGATAGAAGACCGGTAAGAGTTTAACACTATATCGAACTAAAATTATTCTTAAGATCTAGAAACTTTCTTGATCTACTTCACAATGAACTGCACCCTATTATTCGTCACTACGAGTTCTTCTTCACCTCTTAGTTAGTTAAAACTTAAAAGATGATTTTATATGTCTGCAGATAGAGTCTGCACTACCAAGTATTTCAAGGCCTATCATGTCCTTGGATGGGAATGAAGATGCTATCGTTGGAGCCCTTAAACAAAGCTTGGTAATGCACCTATTTTTGTTAGCTGGCGAACATGTAGCAGGCTTGACTTGTTTCTTTAAGCTTGGTAAAACTAATTGATGTGTCGACACAGAGGCAACTGGAATCTCTTGGTGCACAAAGGG is from Triticum aestivum cultivar Chinese Spring chromosome 1B, IWGSC CS RefSeq v2.1, whole genome shotgun sequence and encodes:
- the LOC123122313 gene encoding vacuolar-sorting protein BRO1, with amino-acid sequence MAANVMLAIHEKKATAVDLYRPLRQYIASAYSERDAATADDDLCAVRDLRAAAVESLSLPDSSSLEQRRAALLAYARALALVEPRFPISPDRAHVHSLSFTWHDAFKTNKKVSLPSVHLEKAAVLFNLGAVYSQIALAADRTTDVGIRTACGAFQSAAGAFAWLRESGVAAKAVAAGATTVDVTPDCAAMLEKLMLAQAQECFFEKVIAGGKPPALCSKVARQVGVFYEEAYAALCAPPLSQHFDRTWVSHVQLKAAQFYADACYRFSLDLHQQEEIAQEIARLRIGMNALADAKKAAKGVAAPLLDSVNKLESNMKTNLERAMKENNSVYLMRVPEAGTLGALPAASLVKSTSLAEVLDASNERLFSSLVPDGSMKALSKYTEMVDDIIRTQAEKLQQSSEITRVRLKEMDLPDSILSLEGNVSIPADLKEDVEAVQISGGPAGLEAELQQLRDLNRVNQELLVQTEEMLQKEASEDAQFRTQFGSRWTRPQSSTLTKNIQDRLNLFAGNLKKAAASDALIERDVKESYPLMSILDRRPIESALPSISRPIMSLDGNEDAIVGALKQSLRQLESLGAQRAGLEDHLKEMKRKDDILPKLMAGVGAHDDLFRKEIAKYDPICAEIADNIVAQEQLLLQIQEQNAQFAAVFNLDDYKVARERCYKQIAAAVAKYQAIKKNMNDGLNFYVSLQDATGKIQQQCSDFIMTRNIQCREMIEDVQRKLAGFNLSSSSHNTNTPRSSSVPPDQHSPSPPPHAPHAQSSYGAPPGGDPRPVYSQPESRPPYSQPYPTYGAPPQQPPYGAAHHGQYQQHPQQHQPPPGHDYGQPAYPGWRGPYYNGQQPQPQQPGPYPQAPYSASGAYPPHHQSNYYRPQ